Proteins encoded by one window of Arachis ipaensis cultivar K30076 chromosome B04, Araip1.1, whole genome shotgun sequence:
- the LOC107639532 gene encoding uncharacterized protein LOC107639532 → MERPNGRKIVLRFNNGKQAIGNETGLLSGVLGLLGSDFGKFPICEESSRKITTKDKVYNECVKQIFHFDEDSEGTIKKNILKSMQKSWKETRLRLYKAFYEPTFTTEQNIDHRPPEIDREHWRWFLDYRAKVETKEKCKKNAKNRSKQLYTHTGSSKSFAQRMKESEEAA, encoded by the exons ATGGAACGGCCTAACGGTAGAAAGATCGTGCTCAGGTTCAACAATGGAAAGCAAGCAATTGGAAACGAAACTGGACTGTTGAGTGGCGTGCTTGGTCTGCTAGGATCTGACTTTGGAAAATTTCCTATCTGTGAGGAAAGTTCGCGTAAGATTACCACTAAGGACAAGGTTTATAACGAATGTGTCAAG CAAATTTTTCACTTTGATGAAGATAGCGAAGGAActatcaaaaaaaatattttgaaaagtatGCAAAAGTCTTGGAAGGAAACAAGGTTGAGGTTGTATAAGGCTTTTTACGAGCCAACATTCACGACTGAACAAAATATTGATCACCGTCCGCCGGAAATCGATCGAGAGCATTGGAGATGGTTCCTTGACTATCGCGCCAAAGTTGAGACGAAG GAGAAGTGCAAGAAAAATGCGAAGAATCGATCAAAACAACTATATACCCACACTGGCAGTTCGAAAAGCTTTGCACAGCGGATGAAAGAATCAGAGGAAGCTGCTTGA